Proteins encoded within one genomic window of Camelina sativa cultivar DH55 chromosome 19, Cs, whole genome shotgun sequence:
- the LOC104768131 gene encoding uncharacterized protein LOC104768131 — MSTSDNTSPSTGEVIFTNTNTLFNVNTSNVTKLHDTNYLMWSLQIHALIDGYELSGYLDGSLPPPPTTVTTNATTKPNPDFTFWERQDRLFYSALLGAITTSVQPLMSRATTTAEAWTTLADTFAKPSRNHFKQIKDQIKTWTKGNKSVAEYVRGLTVRFDELAILGKPMDHEDQIQKILAGLPDDYKPVVDQIENKDSPPTITEVHERLRNREVTL, encoded by the coding sequence ATGTCGACCTCTGACAATACCTCTCCTTCGACTGGTGAAGTTATCTTCACCAACACAAACACTCTTTTTAATGTTAACACATCCAATGTTACCAAGCTTCACGACACCAACTATCTCATGTGGAGTCTACAGATCCATGCCTTAATTGATGGCTATGAGCTCTCTGGTTATCTTGATGGTTCTCTCCCACCACCTCCTACCACTGTCACGACGAACGCCACAACGAAACCAAATCCTGATTTCACGTTTTGGGAACGTCAAGACCGTCTTTTCTATAGCGCTCTCTTGGGTGCTATAACGACCTCTGTTCAACCATTGATGTCTCGTGCTACCACTACTGCTGAAGCATGGACTACTCTTGCGGATACATTCGCCAAACCTAGTCGCAACCACTTCAAACAAATCAAGGATCAGATCAAAACTTGGACCAAAGGTAACAAATCTGTTGCTGAATATGTACGTGGGCTCACTGTTCGCTTTGATGAACTCGCTATACTTGGAAAACCGATGGATCATGAAGATCAAATTCAGAAAATCCTTGCTGGTCTTCCTGATGACTACAAGCCGGTCGTTGATCAGATTGAGAATAAAGACTCTCCTCCCACCATCACTGAAGTTCATGAACGCCTCCGCAATCGTGAAGTCACACTCTGA